The following coding sequences are from one Virgibacillus necropolis window:
- a CDS encoding cytochrome ubiquinol oxidase subunit I, whose amino-acid sequence MEMDTVLMSRLLTALTLGFHIIFATIGVGVPLMISIAEFVGIRKKDPHYRMLARRWARGFVITVAVGVVTGTAIGLQLSLIWPNFMQVAGNVIALPLFMEVFAFFFEAIFLGIYLYTWDRFKKPIIHWLLSIPIVIGGGLSAVFITTVNAFMNTPDGFTFENGTFAAVNPIAAMLNPATASKVFHVLSSAYLTCAALLAAIAAFMILKKKASAYHKKALKLTLTVTFIFAAINLLAGDTSAKFLAEHQPEKLAAAEWHFETEEGADLILFGWLNEDKETVGEIRIPNALSFLAHGDFNSVVTGLEETPEEERPPLWIHYMFDLMVVIGMFLLGISFFYLLVSKVKKWNEHNKWLLWSIFLSGPLAFLAIEFGWIYAEEGRQPWIIRGYMTVEEAATSSPYVGLMFLLFLGLYIVLGTLCIITLRKMFHNNPAEEELEKQYPTIKKSQE is encoded by the coding sequence TTTCATATCATATTTGCAACAATTGGTGTTGGCGTTCCTTTGATGATTTCGATAGCTGAATTTGTTGGAATAAGGAAGAAGGACCCTCATTATCGAATGTTAGCTAGGCGATGGGCTCGTGGATTTGTGATAACTGTTGCAGTTGGTGTTGTTACTGGAACTGCCATTGGTTTACAATTATCCCTAATATGGCCAAACTTTATGCAAGTCGCCGGAAATGTTATTGCTTTACCATTATTTATGGAAGTTTTCGCTTTTTTCTTTGAAGCAATTTTCTTAGGAATTTATTTATATACATGGGATCGATTCAAAAAACCGATCATCCATTGGTTGCTATCCATTCCTATTGTGATAGGGGGAGGCTTGTCAGCTGTATTTATAACAACGGTAAATGCTTTTATGAATACACCAGATGGGTTTACATTCGAAAATGGAACGTTTGCAGCCGTAAATCCGATTGCAGCAATGTTGAACCCAGCTACTGCATCAAAGGTATTTCACGTATTGAGTTCTGCCTACTTAACATGCGCAGCTCTTCTCGCAGCTATAGCGGCTTTTATGATTTTAAAAAAGAAAGCATCTGCCTATCATAAAAAAGCATTAAAACTTACATTAACCGTTACCTTTATATTTGCGGCAATAAACTTATTAGCAGGAGACACTTCCGCTAAGTTTCTTGCTGAACATCAACCAGAAAAATTAGCTGCTGCTGAATGGCATTTTGAGACAGAGGAAGGAGCAGACTTGATCTTATTTGGTTGGTTAAACGAGGATAAAGAAACAGTTGGCGAGATTCGTATCCCTAATGCATTAAGTTTTTTGGCACATGGTGATTTTAATAGTGTGGTAACGGGATTAGAAGAGACCCCTGAGGAAGAAAGGCCACCACTTTGGATCCATTATATGTTTGACTTAATGGTTGTAATTGGTATGTTTTTACTAGGAATATCTTTCTTTTATCTTCTTGTAAGTAAAGTGAAAAAGTGGAATGAACATAACAAATGGTTGCTCTGGTCCATCTTCTTAAGCGGACCCTTAGCATTCCTTGCGATAGAGTTTGGTTGGATTTATGCGGAAGAAGGTCGTCAACCTTGGATCATTAGAGGCTACATGACGGTAGAAGAGGCAGCAACATCTTCCCCGTATGTTGGACTCATGTTCCTATTATTCTTAGGCTTATATATTGTGCTTGGAACATTGTGTATCATTACATTACGGAAGATGTTTCATAACAATCCAGCGGAGGAAGAATTGGAAAAACAGTATCCAACCATTAAAAAGAGTCAAGAATAA
- the cydD gene encoding thiol reductant ABC exporter subunit CydD, with protein MSKLKDMAKAQKKSMLFLVISAVITSATVIVQAYLFVAIVDGVFLKNQSFNEVLPLLGGLLLVLLARTIFNYMSGQNGVKMAAKAKGDVRKSLLMKYSRNPMQASYRGQSGNKVSVMMDAVDGIDSYFSQYIPQIIQTSFIPLVVLVVVFTQHVNSGIIMIITAPFIPIFMIIIGLQTKKKSEEQLEKLATFSGRFLDILQGLTTLKLFGRAKQQKDSIRQSSLKFKDATMEVLKIAFISSFMLELISMLSIGIIALELAIQLIVYESISFFTAFFVLVLVPEFYTSLKELGSTFHNGRSSMGAAKKVTDELAETEEAVHWGDTRLQKETISPSIDLQAVAYSYGEDQFSLKNITAEIPPFGQIAIVGRSGSGKTTLLHLIAGLMAPSTGDIVINGRPLSDHREKDWFDQLSYISQNPYIFSGTIAENIAIGGNLDATLIEVKQAAEQAGISDMIKTLENGYDTPVGEAGRGLSGGEKQRIAIARAFLKKPSVILFDEPTTGLDLHTERILQASIKQLSQNATVITVAHRLHTIKNADKILFLEDGKLVAAGTHDELIEAVAEYRNMVSVQQGGTA; from the coding sequence ATGAGTAAGTTAAAAGATATGGCAAAAGCACAGAAAAAAAGCATGTTGTTTTTAGTTATTTCAGCTGTGATTACTAGTGCGACAGTAATTGTACAGGCTTATCTTTTTGTAGCAATTGTTGATGGAGTATTTTTGAAAAACCAGTCATTTAACGAAGTCCTCCCATTACTAGGGGGATTATTGCTCGTTCTTTTGGCGAGAACCATTTTCAACTATATGAGTGGACAAAATGGGGTTAAAATGGCTGCCAAGGCAAAGGGTGATGTTCGTAAGTCCCTTTTAATGAAATATTCGAGGAATCCCATGCAGGCTTCATATCGTGGGCAATCGGGAAATAAAGTAAGTGTCATGATGGATGCTGTTGATGGAATTGATAGCTATTTTAGTCAATACATTCCACAAATTATTCAAACATCCTTCATACCACTTGTAGTTCTTGTAGTAGTATTCACGCAGCATGTGAACTCAGGAATTATTATGATAATCACTGCGCCATTTATTCCTATTTTTATGATTATCATTGGATTGCAAACGAAAAAAAAGTCAGAAGAGCAGTTGGAAAAACTAGCTACATTTTCAGGTCGGTTCTTAGACATTTTACAAGGGCTTACTACGCTTAAATTATTTGGTCGGGCGAAACAGCAAAAAGACTCCATCAGGCAAAGCAGTCTTAAGTTCAAAGATGCAACGATGGAGGTATTAAAAATTGCTTTTATTTCTTCATTTATGTTAGAGCTTATTTCCATGCTCAGTATTGGGATAATTGCCCTTGAATTGGCGATACAACTTATTGTTTACGAAAGTATTTCCTTTTTTACTGCTTTTTTCGTGTTGGTATTGGTCCCTGAGTTTTATACATCGTTGAAAGAACTGGGAAGCACCTTCCATAATGGACGAAGTAGTATGGGCGCGGCGAAAAAAGTGACAGATGAGTTAGCAGAGACGGAAGAAGCTGTCCATTGGGGCGACACTAGATTACAAAAAGAAACAATATCACCAAGCATCGATTTACAAGCGGTAGCTTATAGTTACGGCGAAGATCAATTTTCGTTAAAAAATATAACTGCTGAAATTCCACCGTTCGGACAAATTGCCATTGTAGGACGAAGTGGTTCGGGGAAAACAACATTATTACATTTGATCGCTGGCCTGATGGCACCTTCAACTGGTGATATTGTTATTAATGGCAGGCCATTATCTGATCATCGAGAAAAAGATTGGTTTGACCAATTAAGTTATATCTCGCAGAATCCGTATATATTTTCAGGTACGATTGCTGAAAATATAGCGATTGGCGGTAATTTGGATGCAACCCTTATTGAAGTAAAACAAGCAGCTGAACAAGCAGGAATTTCTGACATGATCAAAACGCTTGAAAATGGCTATGATACGCCCGTTGGAGAAGCGGGCAGGGGACTATCAGGAGGAGAAAAACAACGGATTGCTATCGCACGAGCATTTTTGAAAAAGCCATCGGTCATTCTTTTTGATGAGCCGACAACAGGGCTTGATCTTCACACAGAACGAATCCTGCAAGCATCTATTAAACAATTGTCACAAAACGCAACTGTAATTACCGTTGCACACCGACTCCATACAATTAAAAATGCTGATAAGATTCTTTTCCTGGAAGATGGGAAGCTTGTTGCAGCTGGAACGCACGATGAGCTTATCGAAGCGGTTGCAGAATATCGTAATATGGTATCTGTTCAGCAAGGGGGAACTGCATAA